The Pseudanabaena yagii GIHE-NHR1 genome segment ACGCTCTAGGCTCAGCTTCACTTCAGAGCCGATCGCTCCACGCATTCTGTTAGCACATTCATCAAGGGACAAGCCTTTAGTGGGAATGTTATCAATGCCAACAATGCGATCGCGCGATCTCACACCCGCCACATCCGCAGGCGAACCTTCAATCGGTGCAATCACTGTCACCTTGTTATCAGGTTCATCGACAACTATTTGCAAGCCCACACCTGTTAACTCCCCCGATGTGCTGGTCTGCATACTTTTAAATTTGTCTGGTTCTAGCAAACGGGTGAAGGGATCATCCAAAGTTGCGAGCATTTCGCGAATTGCCGCATAGGTATCTTCACGACTATTAAATTTGCGATTGATAAATTGACGACGTACTTTGTACCAGTTTTGATGGTTAAAATCCGAATCCACATAGGAACGGTTGACGATTTGCCAAACATTAGTGAGGAATTTTTGTTCTTGCAAATAGTCTGTCACCGCAGCATTTGCCCCGCCAATCCAGAAAAATTGCAAGGCGATCGCCATCAAACCAATCACAAGCCAAGACCAAATCCGACGCTGTTTTATCATGCTCTCTACGCAAACTCTCGATGCAAAAAACTATTGCCTCTATCCTAGCTAATCTTTCTTCGCTCGCAAACGTTCCTAAGGTTTAATATCCAGAGAGTTGCGGCACGAAGTGCCGCAACTCTCTGGATATTACGTCCTAATCTGGCTGACAGCAGCTATAAATTAGAAAGCCCACAAAGTGGCTTTTCTAATTTATAGAGTTTGATCCAAATGCAGCATTGGCGGAAATTTCAAGCAGCCTTAATTTTTTATACCTGTCTGCCCCTACGTCCCAAGGGAATGCTCGATTTTCGGGGAATTGCTGTCTATGCGCCACTAATCGGGATTTTTATCGGTAGTGCGATCGCCTGCTTAGATCTCCTGTTAGGACTTCTTAAGCCTACGCCTGAATTTATTTATCTGCGATCGCTACTTACGATTTTATTAGGATTATTGATTACGGGCGGTTTACATCTCGATGGGGCAATGGATACTGCCGACGGGCTTGCTGTTACCGATCCCAATCGTCGCCTTGAGGTGATGGCGGATAGTCATACGGGAGCCTTTGGCGCAATGGCAGCGATCACCATTTTGCTTTTAAAAGTAGTTGCGCTTGCGGCAATTAGAGATCAGCGATTTTGGATTTTAGCCAATGTTTGGGCTTGGGCAAGGTGGGGACAGTTACGAGCAATCATGGCTTATCCCTATCTCAAAGCGATCGGTAAGGGCAAATTTCATCAAGAGGATTTGCATCAATGGCAGGTGTGGCTAGTGGCAATTCTATTGACAATGAGTAATTTAGCGATCGCCTATTTTTTCCATGCAATCTATTTAGGAATTGGTATAACGATAATCGGTTTTAGCCTTGCATGGCTCATTGGTGCATGGTTTAATCGCCAGTTCGGTGGGCATACAGGCGATACTTACGGTGCGATCGTCGAGTGGACAGAAGCTCTGAGTTTATGTGCGATCGCCTTTTTATAAAGTTCCTGAATCTTTTTGAGATTGCTATATTATGGAGATTAAAAGCTAAAATTTTAATGCTATGAAAATATTAGAACAAACACCTAGGAGACTGGTGTTCTACAGTAGACCTATCGGACTGTGGCTATTTACAGCCATATTCCCTACGATTGGTATTTTGATTGGTATTTTTTTCATAGACATCAACTCTTTTAGCTGCAAACGCCAAGGCTCAAGCAATGATTTGTGCCAAAAAACAACTATTAGTACGCTAGGAACACGCACAACTCAAATTCCACTTAACGATTTGCTAGGTGCTGAGGTCAGACAAAAATATGACAAGCAAGAAATATCCCACCGTCTTGAAATTAATACCAAGCAGGGTATCGTTCCATTAGGTCAGGGATGGGGAGGCGGAAGTAGTTCTTTTAGCGAAAGTGCAATGGCTGCCCAAATCAATAATTTTTTGCGAAATAGTCAACAGAAATCAGTCTCAATCACTCTATATCCAAGTGCAATTTTACTAATTTGGTTTTTCCTATGGGTCCCAATTACTTTATTGATATTCTTTACTGTTGCTCAGGTTAGGATTTGTACATTTGACAAAAATCTTCAAAAATTGAAGGTGGAAGTAAAAGGTTTATTGGGTTACAAATCGTCTGAATATCCTCTAGAGCAAATTTCAGATGTTATCATTTTAGAATCAGCATCAAGCAATAGTATCGCAGTAAATCCAGTCTATGTGGTTCTCGATTCAGGACAAAAGATATCTGTTTACTTGACATCATTATCTAATAGTAGCGATTGGTTCCAAAAAGCTCAAGAAAGCACCAACTTAATCAAGTCTTTCTTGGGACTTCCCATTTAATATTTTCCTATCTCATTAAGTTGAAACCTAGAATAGATTATGTTATCCAAACTTAAAGTCCAACATTATAAAAGCCTCTTTGACACTGAAATAGATCTAGAACCACTAACTGTCTTTATTGGGCCAAATGGCTCTGGCAAGTCCAATATTTGTGAATCTCTAGTTGTATTATCTGATTTCCTTAATAGACTGGCAGGGAGTATCAATAACGCATACAATGCCAAGGATTTTTTTTCCCAATCACTTCAAGCCGTGAGTAAAACCCAAGTAAATATTGAGTCTAAATTTTGGCATGGTAATTTAGATCATCTTTGTTTCATAGTCAGTGCTCTTAAAAAAAATGAAACCGCTTTATCCAAACTGACTGATCTTTTCGTGAGTTTTGCTTACCCACAGCAAAATATTTTAATAAAAATCCTTGAAAACGAGATTGCCAAGGAAACTTCAGAGGCTTCACATACGCTTTCTTTAAGTGCATTTCTGGTTGCCAACAACTATCAATTTTCTCCAATTGCAGAAGCTTTGCGTAAGATTTGTATTTACGATTTTGCTCCACTAAATTTGTCTAACCAAGTTTCATCCAATGGCAGTATGGCAAGAACAGGAGAGGGGATAGCTTATGCTTTAGTTGATATCTTACTTAGTAATCGTAAAGGTTTTGATGAATTAGAAGAGAGGCTAAAATTTCTTGTTCCAAACATACAAAAAATCTCATTACCTCGTAGTAGTAATCAGAGTTTCTCATTACAATTGATAGATAAATATTCAGAACATCATATTCCTGCTTCTGATATATCTGATGGCACATTGAGGATATTAGCTTTTCTGACAGCGCTATATCAAGAAAACACCCCTAGTATTATTTGCTTTGAAGAAATCGAAAATGGCGTGCATCCTTGGCTACTGCACAAAATGATGGAGCTATTAAAACTTGTTTCCACGGAAGGAATCACTGGTAAACCAGTTCAAGTATTGATTACAACCCATTCTCCCACGCTACTAAATTATGTCGAACCACATCAAGTCCGCGCTGTAGAACTTGATAACGAAGGCAAAACTCAAGTTCATAACTTGCCCACAGATTCTGTCCGTTTTCAAAAAGCACTAGAAGCCTATGATGGTTCTCTTGGTGAACTTTGGTTTACCAACCAGTTTGGAGGTAATCCTGCATGAATCGTGCGATTCGGATTGGGTTAATTGCTGAAGGAGAAGCAGAACTCGGTGCAAGTATTCCATATATCAACCCAGAAGATGGTGGAAAAATTATCGAAAGATGTAGAGAAGGTGCTTTGCATACTCTGATTAGACGAGAGCTTCAAGCCATTGGTTTAGATTGTGACTTTGTGCAAAGACATCCTACAAATCATGAAAGTGGAATTTTTACGAGGCGGACTGGGCACTCAATTTTACAACCCAAATATCTTGCCCAAGTGGTCATCGCATGGAAACCTGAAGAGATCGATATGATTTTGATAGTGGTTGATGCCGACGACGTTTTATCCAAAAGACAGCATGATTTAGAAATTGCTTTAGCTAAAATTCGTAGTAATCATTTAGATGAGAATGAACAGGAAATTAGCGATCGCAGTGCGGGTGGATTAGCAATTAGAAATTTTGAGACATGGTTACTTGCCGATACTCAGACTATTTCACAGGTTTTAGGCGTAGATATTGCCAAGTTAGAAAACTTAGAGGATTTAGAAAATACAAAAGAGATTTTAGAAGATGCGATCGCAAATTCTACATACCTAAATGAGAAAACAAATAATCAACGACCATTAAAAATCCGTTGGGATCTTGCCACTCACATAAATTTAGACATCATTAAAAACCATTGTCCTCATGGATATGCAGCCTTTACTCAAAACCTCATAGCAGCAGCAATATGCACCACAAAAAATCAGTTCATTGTTAAATCGTAGAAACTTTAGCGATCGCTATCACACAATATGTATGCTGATAAACACATAAAAGCAAGGACTGCGATCGCCTATTCATATTGAGGGATTTTGGATAATAGTCTCAAGTTAGCCATATCCTTGTAGAGAGACTATCATGAGTAAAACGACTTGGAATATTCTCGGTATCCTTACCATTGTGGCGGGGATCCTGCTGTTCATGTTAGCCCCAGAAAGATATGCAGCCTTAACTCCAGAACAGCGTCCTACATTTATAGCAGGTGGGGTTTTAATTTTGGCAGTACTTGGCGCGATCGCTAGTACTTGCTTCTTTCCCAAGTCACGTCCTGTAACCTTACGGATTTTAGGTGCGATCGGCATAGCATCTTGCATATTTACTCTGATCGAAGGTGCTCATCAAGGAAACTTTTCTAGATTTCCCGTAACGATTGGGTTTTGGCTGCCAGGGTCAGTTTATCTGGTAGTTAAAGGCAAAATGACCTAGATAATTAATCACATCAACCATCCATAAACCAATGAATTTACTTCGAGATTTAGTTTTATTTCCTCTATTACTATGCGTTGCTAGCACAACCATACCTAAATCTCTAGAAGCTAAATCAAATCCATCAATTCCCCTAGAACGCTATCAGCTAGCCAATGGCTTGCGTGTGTGGCATCAATATCGACCAGATAGCCAATCTGTGATTGTCTATCTGGTAATAAAAACTGGCTCGCGGAATGAGACTGCTGCCAATAATGGGATTTCTCACTATGTCGAGCATATGGTCTTTACGGGCACAGAACGTTGGAATGAAGAACAGGTTAAAGATACAATCTCTAACATTGGTGGGTCATGGAATGGTTGGACAGATCGAGAGCAGACTGGTTACTATGCACTGGTTGCCGATCGCGATATCTCAACAGCTTTAGATTGGCTATCGCAAATAGTCTTTCATCCGACATTTCCTGTGGATAAGGTGGAGAAAGAGCGACATGTGGTTTTCCAAGAAAAGGGAGGACAGTATGGATGGTTGATCAATCAGTTAGAAGCATGGGGATATGGTTACGATCTTAGTCGAGAAGTGGAAAAAGCACTATTCCCAAATTCCACTTTGACAATGAGTGTGATTGGAGAAGAGGATTCCCTGAAACGAATTGATCGGAATATGTTGCTGGATTATTACAAACAGCATTACACCACTGAGAATGCGACTCTGATCGTGGTTGGCAATATTGAGCCATCACAATTGAAACCCATGGTAACAACCTACTTTGGTAATTTGCGATCGCAAGGGAAACCCAACTCAATTACAAACGCAATCCCAGCCAATCAAGGAGCCTATCGCGTCAAAGTTGCAGGGCCGATGCTCAATGATCAAATTCGCTTAATGACAGGAGCACAAACTGTCGGTGATAAACATCGCGATCGCTGGAGTCTTGATGTTTTAGCGAAAATGATGAATCGTGATTTAACAGACGAGATTCGCACAAAGCGGGGCTTGGTTTATAGTTTATCGGCTTATAACAATAGTTATGAGGATGTGGGATATTTCGCAGTCTTTACTCGTTCCGAAGAAAAACATCGAGATACGATTTTACAACTCATTGATAGCTATATAGAGAATGTGCGACAAGGCAAAGTAGATGAAAAACGTTTAGCAGAAGCAAAAACAGCGTTAATTCGGTCTTGGCTGATCTCACGAGAAGGTAATGGCGCGATCGCAGGCTCATTGATATCTTGGTCAGCTATACTCTCAAACACGGAAACCATCCCAGATTATGTCTCAGAAATTGAGAAAGTTTCGGCAAAGGATCTTGTTCGCGTTGTCCAAACCTATTTTGTGCCACAACATCGTTTTGTAGCAATACATCAGCCTGCCATTACTTTAATCGTTGGGTTACAAATTGCTGGGATAGTCATCATCATTATTGTAGGAGGGTTCATTATCTATAAAATATGGCGGCGGAAAAAGGTCACGAAAGAAGTTAATTCTCTCTGAGTCATTCTCAATAACAATAATATTGGCAGTTTATATGAGCTTCATTACAAAAGAAAGATTAATAAGTGGATTCGGCATTCTTTTTTTATGTGCCAGCTTTCCGATGGCTAGTTTAGCTAAAACTCCAGAGATTGAAAGTAACATCAAGATGGGCGGGATTCCTACTGTTTGTCATTTACAAAGGTTGAAAACGATTACGGAACCGACAAAACAAGTCTCAGTCTTCGCGCTCCAACTCAGACGCTATCAGAAAGCCAATCAAGATCGCCTTGTGTTGCAACTAGTTAATGGCATGGACAAGAAGCAATTTCCTGAAATGCAAGTAGAGGCATTGATACAGGTTGTATACCATTACATAGCAGTAAATGAACCTGAAAAAGCAGTTTCTGTGCTTAATCAAGCATCCCAGTTACTACAAAATGATTTGTCATCAATCAGCAATAATGAGCAATCTAGATGGCAAACCCTTGTTTTTTATAGAGAGAAGTATGATCTTTGGGGAAACTTAGGAATGCTTTTTATCGAATTAAAACAGCCAGAACTGGCAGAGAAAGCTCTTTTACAAGGACTAAATATCAAACAACAAAAACTCAATGAATCGCCTAGAGACAAGGTTGAGTATATGGTGAAGATTGCTAGAGGATTGTTTGCCTTGGGCAAGCAAGAACAGGCGATCGCTATGTTAGATAAGAGCTTAGAAGTCACCCAATCCCTCAAAAAAAGTAATAGCGGTAGAGATAGACAAGACTGGCTAAATTTATTGAACAATCTCAGTTGGGAATATCGTGCGTTCGGAAAAGTTAGTAAAGCTGAGCAGTTGTTTGCCCAGATTCTTGACTATGCCAACTCCTTTGGTAACCCATTAAGTAAAGTCTGGTGGCTATCGATAATTGCCGAAAGAACTTACTTACCTCCTTCTGTATTAGATTTTGGCGATGAACGTCAAGCTAAATTGAAGCAGATATTTGGCAAGATTTTACAGACTGCAATCTCGCATCCGACGATTGAGATGAGCAGATTTATCACCTATGCGTTAGCCTCAGAATGGTTGCAGTTTTCAGGAGTGGACTCGGCAATGCAGATAGTCAATACTATTGCTGATCCAGTAGAGCGATTTAAAGGTCTATCTCCCATTTTAGCG includes the following:
- a CDS encoding tetratricopeptide repeat protein, which encodes MASLAKTPEIESNIKMGGIPTVCHLQRLKTITEPTKQVSVFALQLRRYQKANQDRLVLQLVNGMDKKQFPEMQVEALIQVVYHYIAVNEPEKAVSVLNQASQLLQNDLSSISNNEQSRWQTLVFYREKYDLWGNLGMLFIELKQPELAEKALLQGLNIKQQKLNESPRDKVEYMVKIARGLFALGKQEQAIAMLDKSLEVTQSLKKSNSGRDRQDWLNLLNNLSWEYRAFGKVSKAEQLFAQILDYANSFGNPLSKVWWLSIIAERTYLPPSVLDFGDERQAKLKQIFGKILQTAISHPTIEMSRFITYALASEWLQFSGVDSAMQIVNTIADPVERFKGLSPILANIRSENASKDIDLLAPLLHEAESLARTIPSTADRDQAWNVIAKTYAKLGQSQTALQMIEQIQSVEQKQQTLIDVADNLARNDNPDLALSLIKNLPNNLMQQVVYDSIQAYLKNGKLEAAQSLQGRLSPTYRNFVLADLAKGFAKAGHTTKALKLLQQVTETRWQLESFILIVKQFLDVGDLEQALVFAQQMPQSSEPDISSKASLLEEIAIAYAESGQYEKSLQISQSLQDRSISQLVTCAKGHTGK
- a CDS encoding AAA family ATPase, with protein sequence MLSKLKVQHYKSLFDTEIDLEPLTVFIGPNGSGKSNICESLVVLSDFLNRLAGSINNAYNAKDFFSQSLQAVSKTQVNIESKFWHGNLDHLCFIVSALKKNETALSKLTDLFVSFAYPQQNILIKILENEIAKETSEASHTLSLSAFLVANNYQFSPIAEALRKICIYDFAPLNLSNQVSSNGSMARTGEGIAYALVDILLSNRKGFDELEERLKFLVPNIQKISLPRSSNQSFSLQLIDKYSEHHIPASDISDGTLRILAFLTALYQENTPSIICFEEIENGVHPWLLHKMMELLKLVSTEGITGKPVQVLITTHSPTLLNYVEPHQVRAVELDNEGKTQVHNLPTDSVRFQKALEAYDGSLGELWFTNQFGGNPA
- the cobS gene encoding adenosylcobinamide-GDP ribazoletransferase; the encoded protein is MQHWRKFQAALIFYTCLPLRPKGMLDFRGIAVYAPLIGIFIGSAIACLDLLLGLLKPTPEFIYLRSLLTILLGLLITGGLHLDGAMDTADGLAVTDPNRRLEVMADSHTGAFGAMAAITILLLKVVALAAIRDQRFWILANVWAWARWGQLRAIMAYPYLKAIGKGKFHQEDLHQWQVWLVAILLTMSNLAIAYFFHAIYLGIGITIIGFSLAWLIGAWFNRQFGGHTGDTYGAIVEWTEALSLCAIAFL
- a CDS encoding M16 family metallopeptidase — encoded protein: MNLLRDLVLFPLLLCVASTTIPKSLEAKSNPSIPLERYQLANGLRVWHQYRPDSQSVIVYLVIKTGSRNETAANNGISHYVEHMVFTGTERWNEEQVKDTISNIGGSWNGWTDREQTGYYALVADRDISTALDWLSQIVFHPTFPVDKVEKERHVVFQEKGGQYGWLINQLEAWGYGYDLSREVEKALFPNSTLTMSVIGEEDSLKRIDRNMLLDYYKQHYTTENATLIVVGNIEPSQLKPMVTTYFGNLRSQGKPNSITNAIPANQGAYRVKVAGPMLNDQIRLMTGAQTVGDKHRDRWSLDVLAKMMNRDLTDEIRTKRGLVYSLSAYNNSYEDVGYFAVFTRSEEKHRDTILQLIDSYIENVRQGKVDEKRLAEAKTALIRSWLISREGNGAIAGSLISWSAILSNTETIPDYVSEIEKVSAKDLVRVVQTYFVPQHRFVAIHQPAITLIVGLQIAGIVIIIIVGGFIIYKIWRRKKVTKEVNSL
- a CDS encoding DUF4276 family protein, giving the protein MNRAIRIGLIAEGEAELGASIPYINPEDGGKIIERCREGALHTLIRRELQAIGLDCDFVQRHPTNHESGIFTRRTGHSILQPKYLAQVVIAWKPEEIDMILIVVDADDVLSKRQHDLEIALAKIRSNHLDENEQEISDRSAGGLAIRNFETWLLADTQTISQVLGVDIAKLENLEDLENTKEILEDAIANSTYLNEKTNNQRPLKIRWDLATHINLDIIKNHCPHGYAAFTQNLIAAAICTTKNQFIVKS